From one Felis catus isolate Fca126 chromosome E2, F.catus_Fca126_mat1.0, whole genome shotgun sequence genomic stretch:
- the MMP2 gene encoding 72 kDa type IV collagenase, with protein sequence MTEARGARGALAGPLRALCVLGCLLGRAAAAPSPIIKFPGDVAPKTDKELAVQYLNTFYGCPKESCNLFVLKDTLKKMQKFFGLPQTGDLDQSTIETMRKPRCGNPDVANYNFFPRKPKWDKNQITYRIIGYTPDLDPETVDDAFARAFQVWSDVTPLRFSRIHDGEADIMINFGRWEHGDGYPFDGKDGLLAHAFAPGPGVGGDSHFDDDELWTLGEGQVVRVKYGNADGEYCKFPFLFNGKEYTSCTDTGRSDGFLWCSTTYNFEKDGKYGFCPHEALFTMGGNADGQPCKFPFRFQGTSYDSCTTEGRTDGYRWCGTTEDYDRDKKYGFCPETAMSTVGGNSEGAPCVFPFTFLGSKHESCTSAGRSDGKMWCATTANYDDDRKWGFCPDQGYSLFLVAAHEFGHAMGLEHSQDPGALMAPIYTYTKNFRLSHDDIKGIQELYGASPDIDTGTGPTPTLGPVTPEICKQDIVFDGISQIRGEIFFFKDRFIWRTVTPRSKPMGPLLVATFWPELPEKIDAVYEAPQEEKAVFFAGNEYWVYSASTLERGYPKPLTSLGLPPDVQRVDAAFNWSKNRKTYIFAGDKFWRYNEVKKKMDPGFPKLIADAWNAIPDNLDAVVDLQGGGHSYFFKGAYYLKLENQSLKSVKFGSIKSDWLGC encoded by the exons ATGACCGAGGCGCGAGGGGCCCGGGGCGCACTCGCCGGCCCGCTGCGGGCGCTCTGCGTCCTGGGCTGCCTGTTgggccgcgccgccgccgcgccgTCGCCCATCATCAAGTTCCCTGGAGATGTGGCCCCCAAAACGGACAAAGAGCTGGCCGTG CAATATCTGAACACCTTCTACGGCTGCCCCAAGGAGAGCTGTAACCTGTTCGTGCTCAAGGACACGCTAAAGAAGATGCAGAAGTTCTTTGGGCTGCCCCAGACGGGTGACCTTGACCAGAGCACGATTGAGACCATGCGGAAGCCTCGCTGTGGCAACCCTGATGTGGCCAACTACAACTTCTTCCCCCGCAAGCCCAAGTGGGACAAGAACCAGATCACATACAG GATCATTGGCTACACGCCTGATCTGGACCCTGAGACAGTGGATGATGCCTTTGCTCGTGCCTTCCAAGTCTGGAGTGATGTAACCCCGCTAAGGTTTTCTCGTATCCATGATGGAGAGGCGGACATCATGATCAACTTTGGCCGCTGGG AGCATGGAGATGGATACCCCTTTGATGGCAAGGACGGGCTCCTGGCTCACGCCTTTGCCCCGGGCCCTGGCGTCGGGGGAGACTCCCACTTTGACGACGATGAGCTGTGGACCCTGGGAGAAGGGCAAG TGGTCCGCGTGAAGTACGGGAACGCCGACGGGGAGTACTGCAAGTTCCCCTTCCTGTTCAACGGCAAGGAATACACCAGCTGCACGGACACGGGCCGCAGCGACGGCTTCCTCTGGTGCTCCACCACCTACAACTTTGAAAAGGATGGCAAATATGGCTTCTGCCCCCACGAAG ccctgtTCACCATGGGTGGCAATGCTGACGGACAGCCCTGCAAGTTCCCATTCCGCTTCCAGGGAACATCCTACGACAGCTGCACCACCGAGGGCCGCACCGACGGCTACCGCTGGTGCGGGACCACGGAAGACTACGACCGAGACAAGAAGTATGGCTTCTGCCCCGAGACCG CCATGTCCACTGTTGGCGGGAACTCAGAAGGTGCCCCCTGTGTCTTCCCCTTCACCTTCTTGGGCAGCAAGCATGAGAGCTGTACCAGCGCGGGCCGCAGCGATGGCAAGATGTGGTGTGCGACCACAGCCAACTATGACGATGACCGCAAGTGGGGCTTCTGCCCCGACCAAG GGTACAGCTTGTTCCTGGTTGCAGCCCATGAGTTTGGCCATGCAATGGGGCTGGAGCACTCTCAGGACCCTGGGGCCCTGATGGCACCCATTTATACCTACACCAAGAACTTCCGCCTGTCCCACGACGACATCAAGGGCATTCAAGAGCTCTACG GGGCCTCCCCTGACATTGACACTGGCACCGGCCCCACCCCAACTCTCGGCCCCGTCACTCCTGAGATCTGCAAACAGGACATTGTTTTTGATGGCATCTCTCAGATCCGGGGGGAGATCTTCTTCTTCAAGGACAG GTTCATTTGGCGAACAGTGACACCACGTAGCAAGCCCATGGGGCCCCTGCTGGTGGCCACATTCTGGCCTGAGCTCCCGGAAAAGATTGATGCTGTATACGAGGCCCCACAGGAGGAGAAGGCTGTGTTCTTTGCAG GGAATGAATACTGGGTCTACTCAGCCAGCACCCTGGAGCGAGGGTACCCCAAGCCGCTGACCAGCCTGGGGCTGCCCCCTGACGTCCAGCGGGTAGATGCTGCGTTTAACTGGAGCAAGAACAGGAAGACCTACATCTTTGCTGGAGACAAGTTCTGGAG GTACaatgaagtaaagaaaaagatggaCCCTGGCTTCCCCAAGCTCATCGCGGATGCCTGGAACGCCATCCCCGATAACCTGGACGCCGTGGTCGACCTGCAGGGCGGTG GTCACAGCTACTTCTTCAAGGGCGCGTATTACCTGAAGTTGGAGAACCAGAGTCTGAAGAGCGTGAAATTTGGAAGCATCAAATCCGACTGGCTGGGCTGCTGA